One Thermococcus eurythermalis DNA segment encodes these proteins:
- a CDS encoding ribose 1,5-bisphosphate isomerase, with the protein MPVVKEVLEIAEKIKNMEIRGAGKIARSAAYALQIQAEKSGAKTVDEFWSEMKQAAKILFETRPTAVSLPNALRYVMHRGRIAYSSGADLDQLRFVVINAAKEFIHNSENAVKRIGEIGAKRIEDGDVIMTHCHSKAAISVMKTAWEQGKDIKVIVTETRPKWQGKITAKELASYGIPVIYVVDSAARHYMKMTDKVVMGADSITVNGAVINKIGTALIALTAKEHRVWTMIAAETYKFHPETMLGQLVEIEMRDPYEVIPREELETWPKNIEVWNPAFDVTPPEYVDVIITERGVIPPSAAIDILKEEFGWALKYTEPWED; encoded by the coding sequence ATGCCAGTGGTGAAGGAAGTACTGGAGATAGCGGAGAAGATAAAGAACATGGAGATACGCGGTGCAGGAAAGATAGCCCGTTCAGCGGCCTACGCGCTCCAGATACAGGCCGAGAAGAGCGGTGCCAAGACGGTTGATGAGTTCTGGAGTGAGATGAAGCAGGCCGCGAAGATACTCTTCGAGACGAGGCCCACAGCTGTTTCCCTCCCCAACGCGCTCCGTTACGTGATGCACAGGGGCAGGATAGCTTATTCGAGCGGCGCCGACCTTGACCAGCTCCGCTTTGTTGTCATCAACGCCGCCAAGGAGTTCATCCACAACTCCGAGAACGCCGTCAAAAGGATAGGCGAAATCGGTGCGAAGCGCATAGAGGACGGCGACGTCATAATGACCCACTGCCACAGCAAAGCGGCAATAAGCGTCATGAAGACCGCCTGGGAGCAGGGCAAGGACATAAAGGTCATCGTCACCGAGACGAGGCCCAAGTGGCAGGGCAAGATTACCGCCAAGGAGCTGGCTTCCTACGGTATTCCAGTTATCTATGTCGTCGACAGCGCGGCGAGGCACTACATGAAGATGACCGACAAGGTCGTCATGGGAGCCGACAGCATAACGGTCAACGGCGCGGTGATAAACAAGATTGGAACGGCCCTGATAGCGCTCACTGCAAAGGAGCACCGCGTCTGGACGATGATTGCCGCTGAAACCTACAAGTTCCACCCCGAGACAATGCTCGGCCAGCTGGTCGAGATAGAGATGCGCGACCCCTACGAGGTAATCCCGAGAGAGGAGCTTGAGACCTGGCCGAAGAACATCGAGGTCTGGAACCCGGCCTTCGACGTTACCCCGCCGGAGTACGTTGACGTCATCATCACCGAGCGCGGTGTAATCCCGCCGAGCGCGGCCATAGACATCCTCAAGGAGGAGTTCGGCTGGGCCCTCAAGTACACCGAACCCTGGGAGGATTAA
- a CDS encoding aminotransferase-like domain-containing protein, with amino-acid sequence MSGKPEGNPAPGTLNFELFFSEKALQMKASEVRELLKLVETSDVISLAGGLPAPETFPVEIIKKITQEVLTHHADKALQYGTTLGFTPLRLTLAEWMEKRYGIPASDIEVMIVSGSQQALDLIGRVFINPGDIVVVEGPTYLAALNAFKYYDPEFLSIPMDHNGMRVDILEEKLKELKAEGKRVKFVYTVSTFQNPAGVTMSLERRKHLVELAKEYDFLIVEDNPYSELRYSGEPIPPIKHFDDEGRVFYLGTFSKIFAPGFRVGWIAAHPHFIRKLEIAKQAVDLCTNPFGQVIAWKYVADGYLDEHIPKVIEFYKPRRDAMLEALEEYMPEGVEWTRPDGGMFIWVTLPEGIDTKLMMEKAVAKGVAYVPGEAFFAHRDVKNTMRLNFTYVPEEKIREGVRRLAEVIEEEIKALGK; translated from the coding sequence ATGAGTGGAAAACCCGAAGGAAACCCCGCCCCTGGAACCCTTAACTTTGAGTTATTCTTCTCGGAGAAAGCCCTCCAGATGAAGGCTTCAGAGGTTAGGGAGCTCCTCAAGCTCGTCGAGACGAGCGACGTCATAAGCCTTGCCGGGGGCCTGCCGGCCCCGGAGACGTTCCCGGTTGAGATCATTAAGAAGATAACCCAGGAAGTCCTCACCCACCACGCTGATAAGGCTCTCCAGTACGGCACCACCCTCGGCTTCACACCGCTCCGCCTCACGCTCGCGGAGTGGATGGAGAAGCGCTACGGAATCCCCGCCAGCGACATCGAGGTTATGATCGTCTCCGGTAGCCAGCAGGCCCTTGACCTCATCGGAAGGGTCTTCATAAACCCGGGAGACATAGTCGTCGTCGAGGGGCCGACCTACCTCGCGGCCCTCAACGCCTTCAAGTACTATGACCCAGAGTTCCTCAGCATTCCCATGGACCACAACGGAATGAGGGTTGATATCCTTGAGGAGAAGCTGAAGGAGCTCAAGGCCGAGGGCAAGAGGGTCAAGTTCGTTTACACCGTCTCCACGTTCCAGAACCCCGCAGGAGTCACAATGAGCCTGGAGAGGAGGAAGCACCTCGTAGAGCTGGCTAAGGAGTACGACTTCCTCATCGTAGAAGACAACCCGTACAGCGAGCTCCGCTACTCAGGCGAGCCCATTCCGCCGATAAAGCACTTCGACGACGAGGGCAGGGTCTTCTACCTCGGTACGTTCTCAAAGATATTCGCCCCCGGCTTCAGGGTTGGCTGGATAGCCGCTCACCCGCACTTCATCAGGAAGCTTGAGATAGCCAAGCAGGCCGTTGACCTCTGTACCAACCCGTTCGGACAGGTCATCGCCTGGAAGTACGTCGCCGACGGCTACCTCGACGAGCACATCCCGAAGGTCATCGAGTTCTACAAGCCAAGACGCGATGCGATGCTCGAGGCCCTCGAAGAGTACATGCCCGAGGGCGTCGAGTGGACCAGGCCGGACGGAGGAATGTTCATCTGGGTTACCCTCCCAGAGGGCATAGACACCAAGCTCATGATGGAGAAGGCCGTCGCAAAGGGCGTCGCCTACGTCCCCGGCGAGGCGTTCTTCGCCCACCGCGACGTCAAGAACACGATGCGCCTGAACTTCACCTACGTGCCCGAAGAGAAGATACGCGAAGGCGTCAGGAGGCTCGCCGAGGTCATAGAAGAGGAAATCAAGGCCCTCGGGAAGTGA
- a CDS encoding gamma-glutamyl-gamma-aminobutyrate hydrolase family protein, with the protein MKPLIAIIGSPWSESVSAGRAHLKRIIQAGGLPAVFSPETDPEDVIEVADGILLIEGPDVHPRFYGEDPSPSIREVDVLRDEFEIELVKLATRANIPTLGVGRGMHVINVALGGTLYQDIYEIPKAIKHDWRFESVAPDQRLHTVRVKADSLLYAILRGALNIEGTNDGWTWVNSFHHQAVKRVGEGLRQVAFAVDGLIEAIEATDGFVIGVQWQPEHLPEMLALYKALVEASLRKHEENNEVMRRAIEAEIREELAKEQDESRHSSEASGSLLDTNQT; encoded by the coding sequence ATGAAGCCGCTGATAGCAATCATAGGTTCTCCTTGGAGCGAGTCAGTTTCCGCTGGAAGGGCCCATTTGAAACGCATCATCCAGGCGGGGGGCCTTCCCGCAGTGTTCAGCCCCGAAACAGACCCTGAAGACGTCATAGAAGTCGCAGATGGAATACTTCTCATTGAGGGCCCAGACGTCCACCCCAGGTTCTATGGGGAAGACCCCTCACCGAGCATCAGGGAAGTCGACGTTCTGCGGGACGAGTTTGAGATTGAGCTGGTGAAGCTCGCAACCCGGGCAAACATCCCCACACTCGGCGTTGGGAGGGGAATGCACGTTATAAACGTCGCCCTCGGCGGGACGCTTTACCAGGACATCTACGAAATTCCCAAGGCCATAAAGCACGACTGGAGGTTCGAATCAGTGGCCCCTGACCAGAGGCTCCACACAGTCAGGGTGAAGGCAGATTCCCTCCTGTACGCCATTCTCCGCGGGGCCCTCAACATCGAGGGCACAAACGATGGGTGGACGTGGGTCAACAGCTTCCACCACCAGGCTGTCAAGAGGGTAGGCGAGGGCCTCAGGCAGGTCGCCTTTGCTGTTGATGGACTCATTGAGGCCATAGAGGCAACCGATGGCTTTGTTATTGGCGTCCAGTGGCAGCCCGAGCACCTCCCAGAGATGCTGGCCCTTTACAAGGCCCTCGTTGAAGCGTCCCTCAGGAAGCACGAGGAGAACAACGAGGTTATGAGGAGGGCCATTGAGGCGGAAATCCGTGAAGAGCTGGCTAAGGAACAAGATGAGAGCCGTCACAGCTCGGAAGCGAGCGGTAGCCTTCTCGACACGAACCAAACGTGA
- a CDS encoding SPL family radical SAM protein has translation MYIRPFDPWKSELCTCPFKYTLNVYTGCDHACVYCYITSYIPRAFRVRTKENLLPRLEKELRKFDRRYIIALSYSSDPYPTVERELGITRKVLELFRRHDVRCLLLTKSDIFERDIDVLSELRCAVGVTVTTVDERKARLLEPNAPSPKARIRALRKARKAGIPVYARIDPIIPFYTWEDFDETLDALSFVGHITVSTLKLRPDSKKRMFAKFSELMEKLWPLYEKGERIGGYYYLPKELRFRILREAERKITERGITFGSCREGYRSLPSCDGSHLVP, from the coding sequence ATGTACATCCGTCCCTTCGACCCCTGGAAGTCAGAGCTCTGCACGTGCCCCTTTAAGTACACCCTCAACGTCTACACCGGCTGTGACCACGCCTGCGTCTACTGCTACATAACCAGCTACATCCCAAGGGCCTTCCGCGTCAGGACGAAGGAGAACCTTCTGCCCAGGCTGGAGAAGGAGCTGAGGAAGTTCGACAGACGTTATATCATAGCCCTGTCCTACTCCTCCGACCCGTATCCGACGGTGGAGCGCGAGCTCGGGATAACGCGGAAAGTTCTTGAGCTGTTCAGGCGCCACGACGTCCGCTGTCTCCTCCTGACGAAGTCAGACATCTTTGAGCGCGACATAGACGTACTGAGCGAGCTCCGCTGTGCGGTCGGAGTTACGGTGACGACCGTTGACGAGCGTAAGGCCAGGCTCCTTGAACCGAACGCTCCCTCTCCGAAGGCCAGAATACGGGCCCTTAGGAAAGCCAGGAAGGCCGGGATACCAGTTTACGCGAGGATAGACCCAATAATTCCTTTCTACACGTGGGAGGACTTCGACGAGACCCTCGATGCCCTGAGCTTTGTGGGCCACATAACGGTCTCGACGCTTAAGCTCAGGCCGGACTCAAAGAAGAGAATGTTCGCCAAGTTCTCCGAGCTGATGGAAAAGCTGTGGCCCCTCTATGAGAAAGGAGAGAGAATAGGTGGCTACTATTACCTCCCAAAGGAGCTCCGCTTCAGAATTCTCAGGGAGGCAGAAAGGAAAATAACCGAAAGGGGCATCACGTTTGGTTCGTGTCGAGAAGGCTACCGCTCGCTTCCGAGCTGTGACGGCTCTCATCTTGTTCCTTAG
- a CDS encoding OsmC family protein, whose product MSVKGRVKWVEGMQFIGSIEDGGCSIVLGEGGISPMKLLLLSVAGCTAYDVMMILKKMREPIEGLEVEISGERREEHPRVYTKVNIHYRIYGDVKEEKARRAIELSQDKYCSASAHIKMSGAEVTYSLEIVRGDDE is encoded by the coding sequence ATGAGCGTGAAAGGCCGTGTGAAGTGGGTCGAAGGGATGCAGTTCATCGGCTCAATAGAAGACGGAGGGTGCTCCATAGTCCTTGGAGAGGGCGGAATCAGCCCCATGAAGCTCCTGCTCCTCAGCGTCGCTGGCTGTACGGCCTACGACGTCATGATGATTCTCAAGAAGATGCGCGAGCCGATTGAAGGCCTGGAAGTCGAAATCTCGGGAGAGAGAAGGGAAGAACACCCAAGGGTCTACACAAAGGTTAACATCCACTACAGGATTTATGGTGACGTCAAGGAAGAAAAGGCGAGGCGTGCAATAGAGCTCAGCCAGGACAAGTACTGCTCCGCCTCGGCCCACATCAAGATGAGCGGTGCCGAGGTCACGTACTCCCTTGAGATAGTGCGGGGCGATGATGAGTAA
- a CDS encoding GMP synthase subunit A, whose translation MIVIMDNGGQYVHRIWRTLRYLGVEAKIVPNTTPLEEIKAMEPKGIIFSGGPDINKTGNCEAILEHYDEFNVPILGICLGHQLIARHFGGKVGRGEKAEYSLVEIEILEEDDLFRGFPKRLKVWESHMDEVKELPKGFKLLARSETCPVEAMKHESLPIYGVQFHPEVSHTERGAEVYRNFARLCGEL comes from the coding sequence ATGATAGTCATAATGGACAACGGGGGCCAGTACGTCCACAGGATTTGGAGGACTCTCCGCTATCTCGGTGTAGAGGCCAAGATAGTCCCCAACACGACCCCGCTTGAGGAGATAAAGGCGATGGAGCCGAAGGGCATAATCTTCTCCGGCGGGCCCGATATAAACAAGACCGGCAACTGCGAGGCGATACTTGAGCACTACGACGAGTTCAACGTCCCTATCCTCGGTATCTGCCTTGGCCACCAGCTCATAGCGAGGCACTTCGGCGGGAAGGTCGGTAGGGGTGAGAAGGCCGAGTACAGCCTCGTTGAGATTGAAATCCTCGAAGAGGACGACCTTTTCAGGGGCTTTCCAAAGAGGTTAAAGGTGTGGGAGAGCCACATGGACGAGGTCAAGGAGCTTCCCAAAGGCTTCAAGCTCCTCGCGAGGAGCGAGACCTGTCCAGTTGAGGCTATGAAGCACGAGAGCCTTCCGATTTACGGCGTCCAGTTCCATCCCGAGGTCTCCCACACGGAGCGTGGGGCAGAGGTCTACAGGAACTTCGCGAGGCTCTGCGGGGAGCTCTAG
- a CDS encoding type II toxin-antitoxin system VapC family toxin — protein MRVVIDTSVVFHLFSGFYPERTKVAERLIEHAQLGFVELYAPRLGEVEFVAVLSRYFDREQVERALAYYSEIVAWVPEELLIEELREVAFQTHHRASDIYFIATARYLDAVLVTNDIKMAELARSLGLKAFYLVEEHEEFFNLLGVSS, from the coding sequence ATGAGAGTAGTCATTGATACATCAGTCGTGTTTCATCTGTTCTCCGGCTTTTATCCGGAAAGGACTAAAGTCGCCGAAAGACTCATAGAGCATGCACAGCTCGGCTTTGTAGAGCTCTACGCCCCGAGGCTGGGGGAAGTTGAGTTCGTCGCGGTTCTTTCACGATACTTTGACCGAGAGCAGGTTGAGAGAGCCCTCGCCTATTACAGCGAAATAGTCGCGTGGGTTCCAGAGGAACTGCTCATCGAGGAGCTTCGAGAGGTAGCTTTTCAGACCCACCACCGAGCGTCTGATATCTATTTTATCGCAACCGCCCGCTACCTCGATGCAGTCCTCGTTACTAACGACATAAAAATGGCCGAGCTGGCCAGGTCTCTTGGGTTAAAGGCTTTCTATCTTGTTGAGGAACATGAGGAGTTCTTCAACCTTTTGGGGGTGAGCTCATGA
- a CDS encoding antitoxin family protein gives MGEIIEVIYENGVLKPLKPLKLKEGQKLRVRIYSGDFLELTREMRKKVTPERFKEGPTDYLLKLREEGT, from the coding sequence ATGGGCGAAATCATCGAGGTCATATACGAAAATGGGGTGCTGAAGCCCCTCAAACCCCTCAAGCTGAAGGAGGGCCAGAAACTCAGAGTGAGGATTTACAGCGGGGATTTCCTTGAGCTTACGAGAGAAATGCGGAAGAAAGTGACGCCTGAGAGATTTAAAGAGGGCCCAACGGACTACCTCCTGAAGCTCAGGGAGGAGGGGACATGA
- the guaA gene encoding glutamine-hydrolyzing GMP synthase, whose translation MWEKFIEEKVEEIRETVGDGKAIIALSGGVDSSTAAILAHRAIGDRLHAVFVNTGFLRKGEPEFVIKTFRDEFGLNLHYVDAQERFFEALKGVTDPEEKRKIIGRVFIEVFEEIAKEINADFLIQGTIAPDWIESKGKIKSHHNVGGLPERLNLKLIEPLRDLYKDEVRELAKELGLPEKIYNRMPFPGPGLAVRVLGEVTPEKVAIVREANAIVEEEIEKAGLKPWQAFAVLLGIKTVGVQGDIRAYKETVAVRVVESLDGMTASAMNVPFDVLQRIAFRITSEIPEVGRVLYDITNKPPATIEFE comes from the coding sequence ATGTGGGAGAAGTTCATCGAGGAGAAGGTTGAGGAGATTAGGGAAACGGTTGGAGATGGAAAGGCGATTATAGCGCTCAGCGGTGGCGTTGACAGCTCTACTGCGGCGATTCTAGCACACAGGGCGATAGGGGACAGGCTCCACGCGGTCTTCGTGAACACGGGCTTCCTCAGGAAGGGTGAACCGGAGTTCGTCATAAAGACGTTCAGGGACGAGTTCGGGTTAAACCTCCACTACGTTGACGCCCAGGAGAGGTTTTTTGAGGCGCTTAAGGGCGTTACCGACCCGGAGGAGAAGAGGAAGATAATCGGCAGGGTCTTCATCGAGGTCTTCGAGGAGATCGCGAAGGAAATCAACGCTGACTTCCTTATCCAGGGCACGATAGCCCCTGACTGGATAGAGAGCAAAGGCAAGATTAAAAGCCACCACAACGTCGGCGGCCTGCCCGAGAGGCTCAACCTCAAGCTCATAGAACCGCTCCGCGACCTCTACAAGGACGAAGTGAGAGAGCTGGCAAAGGAGCTTGGCCTCCCTGAGAAAATATACAACCGCATGCCCTTTCCGGGGCCGGGATTGGCAGTTCGTGTCCTTGGGGAGGTCACACCGGAGAAGGTGGCCATCGTAAGAGAGGCAAACGCCATAGTCGAGGAGGAAATCGAGAAGGCGGGGCTTAAGCCCTGGCAGGCCTTCGCAGTCCTGCTCGGCATCAAGACCGTCGGCGTTCAGGGCGACATCAGGGCCTACAAGGAGACGGTAGCGGTCCGCGTCGTTGAGAGCCTCGACGGCATGACCGCCAGCGCGATGAATGTACCTTTTGACGTCCTTCAGAGGATAGCCTTCAGGATAACCAGCGAGATTCCAGAGGTCGGAAGGGTGCTCTACGACATCACCAACAAGCCCCCTGCAACCATTGAGTTCGAGTGA
- a CDS encoding formate--phosphoribosylaminoimidazolecarboxamide ligase — protein sequence MRVATYASHSALQILRGAKQEGFETIAFGKARVRLLYTKYFPVADYFIEGAYPEEELLELDAVIVPTGSFVAHLGVELVEKMRVPYYGNKEVLKWESDRSLERRWLEKAGLRLPKVYEDPDDIDGPVIVKPFGAGGGRGYFLAKNSGDFWRKAERLGVRDKEDLDRVQIQEYVVGVPVYPHYFYSKLNRELELMSVDRRYESNADAIGRIPAKEQLGLELETNYTVVGNIPIVLRESLLMDVIEAGERVVKAAEELMGGLWGPFCLEGVFTEDMEFVVFEISARIVAGTNPFVNGSPYSWLRYDYPVSTGRRIAMELRGALEEDRLGEILT from the coding sequence ATGAGGGTAGCGACATATGCCTCTCACTCCGCCCTTCAGATTTTGAGGGGGGCGAAGCAGGAGGGCTTTGAGACTATAGCTTTCGGAAAGGCCCGGGTTAGACTGCTCTACACGAAGTACTTCCCTGTGGCGGATTACTTCATCGAAGGGGCATACCCGGAGGAGGAGTTGCTTGAGCTCGATGCCGTGATAGTTCCAACCGGCTCCTTCGTGGCGCACCTCGGCGTTGAGCTCGTCGAGAAGATGAGAGTTCCCTACTACGGCAACAAAGAAGTCCTGAAGTGGGAGAGCGACCGCTCGCTGGAAAGGCGGTGGCTTGAGAAGGCAGGGTTGAGGCTCCCGAAGGTCTATGAAGACCCCGACGACATAGACGGGCCGGTGATTGTCAAGCCCTTTGGGGCAGGAGGAGGAAGGGGCTACTTCCTGGCCAAAAACAGCGGGGACTTCTGGAGAAAAGCTGAGAGACTTGGCGTTAGGGACAAAGAGGACTTGGATAGGGTTCAGATTCAGGAGTACGTGGTGGGCGTCCCGGTTTACCCCCACTACTTCTACTCCAAGCTCAATCGCGAGCTTGAGCTTATGAGCGTGGACAGGCGCTACGAGTCGAACGCCGACGCGATAGGCAGGATTCCGGCGAAGGAGCAGCTCGGCCTGGAGCTTGAGACGAACTACACCGTGGTGGGCAACATTCCGATAGTTCTCCGCGAGAGCCTGCTGATGGACGTCATTGAGGCCGGCGAACGGGTTGTCAAAGCGGCGGAAGAGCTCATGGGCGGCCTCTGGGGGCCTTTCTGCCTTGAGGGAGTCTTCACGGAAGATATGGAGTTCGTGGTCTTCGAGATTTCGGCCAGGATTGTGGCTGGGACGAACCCCTTCGTGAACGGCTCCCCCTACAGCTGGCTCCGCTACGACTACCCCGTCAGCACAGGAAGGCGGATAGCGATGGAGCTGAGGGGGGCGCTTGAGGAGGACAGGCTCGGTGAAATTTTGACGTGA
- the purL gene encoding phosphoribosylformylglycinamidine synthase subunit PurL, with the protein MFPHEEKLIRERLGREPNEIEKAMLEVMWSEHASYKSSRPWLKLLPTENEHVILGPGEDAGIVKFDDETWVAVGIESHNHPSAVEPYGGAATGVGGIVRDILCMGARPVALLDPIRFGPLEKERNRYLFEYVVKGIADYGNRIGVPTVGGETEFDESLDNYTLVNVACIGLMRPEHLVHSYVSEAGLKLILVGNRTGSDGIHGVTFASEELSENAEEEDRSAVQIPDPFTEKLLIEATLEAVYTGKVKALKDLGGGGLTCAASEMAGKKGFGAVVYADRVPLREPGMTPTEVMISESQERMLFAVKPEDVEEIGRIFEEYGLEWTVVGETIPEPRFIVYWRGEKVADLPVDLLSDVPTIEWEMRPYSAERPVKTPDVSFGEAFDIVWGSPNIVGKRWIWEQYDHEVQGRTVLKPGRDAAVLKINEEYGLAFVADGNPNHSYLNPYHGAMGAVAEVVRNLVSVGAEPLALVDNLNFASPERPKVYWSFAETVKGLADAARAFGLAYVSGNVSFYNEVVDRPIKPTPVVAGLGKVKLEEIPSGGLEEGLLIGVVGLTRAELGGSELLTRLEVDGGFTPRVNLEEEKANAEGVLRAVRKDLIKAVHDVSRGGIVVALAEMAVAGNTGFTADLSKVHAETSSPLEVAFSESHGRYIVAFPEENLDELRGLFKHFAVVGKAGGNEAAFLWGGRELLKRPLPELKAVHESLPKLLGEEE; encoded by the coding sequence ATGTTCCCGCACGAGGAGAAGCTCATCCGCGAACGGCTCGGCAGGGAGCCGAATGAAATAGAGAAGGCGATGCTCGAAGTGATGTGGAGCGAGCACGCCTCCTACAAGTCGAGCAGGCCCTGGCTGAAGCTCCTGCCGACCGAGAACGAGCACGTGATTTTGGGCCCTGGTGAAGATGCCGGGATAGTGAAGTTCGACGACGAAACGTGGGTTGCCGTCGGAATCGAGAGCCACAACCACCCATCGGCCGTCGAGCCCTACGGCGGTGCCGCCACTGGAGTCGGGGGAATAGTGAGGGACATACTCTGCATGGGTGCAAGGCCGGTCGCTCTCCTTGACCCCATACGCTTCGGCCCGCTGGAGAAAGAGAGGAACCGCTATCTCTTCGAATACGTGGTGAAGGGGATAGCCGACTACGGCAACAGGATAGGCGTCCCGACCGTGGGGGGCGAGACCGAGTTCGACGAGAGCCTGGATAACTACACGCTCGTCAACGTCGCCTGCATCGGCCTCATGAGACCTGAACACCTCGTCCACAGCTACGTGAGCGAAGCGGGCCTCAAGCTCATCCTCGTCGGCAACAGGACGGGGAGTGATGGAATTCACGGCGTAACCTTCGCGAGCGAAGAGCTGAGCGAGAACGCGGAGGAGGAAGACCGCTCCGCGGTGCAGATTCCAGACCCGTTCACGGAGAAGCTGTTGATTGAAGCCACACTTGAGGCCGTTTACACCGGAAAAGTGAAGGCCCTCAAAGACTTGGGCGGCGGCGGTCTGACCTGTGCCGCCTCGGAGATGGCGGGGAAGAAGGGCTTCGGCGCGGTTGTCTACGCCGACAGGGTTCCGCTCCGCGAGCCGGGGATGACGCCGACCGAGGTCATGATTTCGGAGAGCCAGGAGAGGATGCTTTTCGCGGTTAAGCCCGAGGACGTCGAGGAAATCGGGAGGATTTTCGAGGAGTACGGGCTTGAGTGGACTGTTGTCGGTGAAACAATCCCAGAGCCGAGATTCATCGTCTACTGGAGGGGCGAGAAGGTGGCCGACCTGCCGGTCGACCTGCTCTCCGATGTGCCCACGATAGAGTGGGAGATGAGGCCCTACAGCGCCGAGAGGCCGGTCAAAACGCCGGACGTTTCGTTTGGAGAAGCCTTTGACATCGTCTGGGGCAGTCCGAACATCGTGGGCAAGCGCTGGATATGGGAGCAGTACGACCACGAAGTCCAGGGGAGGACGGTCCTCAAGCCAGGAAGGGACGCGGCGGTGCTCAAGATTAATGAGGAGTACGGGCTCGCCTTTGTGGCGGACGGTAACCCGAACCACAGCTACCTCAACCCCTACCACGGCGCGATGGGTGCCGTTGCAGAGGTCGTGAGGAACTTAGTCAGCGTCGGGGCAGAGCCTCTGGCGCTTGTGGACAACCTCAACTTCGCCTCGCCCGAGAGGCCCAAGGTCTACTGGAGCTTCGCCGAGACTGTGAAGGGCCTTGCCGACGCGGCCAGGGCCTTCGGCCTCGCCTATGTCAGCGGGAACGTCAGCTTCTACAACGAGGTCGTTGACAGGCCAATAAAGCCCACCCCCGTGGTTGCCGGCCTCGGGAAGGTTAAGCTTGAGGAGATTCCTTCAGGAGGCCTTGAGGAGGGGCTCCTAATCGGCGTTGTCGGCCTAACGAGGGCGGAGCTCGGTGGCTCCGAACTGCTCACGAGGCTTGAAGTTGATGGGGGCTTTACCCCGCGCGTGAACCTGGAGGAGGAGAAGGCCAATGCTGAAGGGGTTCTCAGGGCGGTAAGGAAGGACCTCATCAAGGCCGTCCACGACGTGAGCAGGGGAGGAATAGTTGTAGCTCTGGCAGAGATGGCCGTTGCGGGGAACACCGGCTTTACTGCTGACCTCTCAAAGGTTCACGCGGAGACATCGAGCCCCCTTGAAGTGGCCTTCAGCGAGAGCCACGGGCGCTACATAGTGGCCTTCCCCGAGGAGAACCTGGACGAGCTGAGGGGCCTGTTTAAGCACTTCGCGGTCGTAGGAAAGGCCGGCGGAAATGAAGCTGCCTTCCTGTGGGGTGGAAGGGAGCTCCTCAAGAGGCCCCTCCCCGAGCTGAAGGCCGTCCACGAGTCCCTTCCAAAGCTCCTGGGTGAGGAGGAATGA
- a CDS encoding PEP-utilizing enzyme has product MTYVLHAEYYSLFMKASGIVTKIESLLSHPAIIARELGIPCVAGVDVEAIREGDEVIVDGDAGVVYVRNPRRRFKRLNLWEASWEEDELIKDLREEYLKALQELDAEKLERTILKAFEYVRKLYPVDKEKAFNVYHFINTLMEEETPKILAGKFNIVEVFARADRSERPRDETEKWLFEIYNVLKRFINYTDERVKDIPSMLFGV; this is encoded by the coding sequence GTGACATATGTACTCCACGCTGAATATTACAGCCTCTTCATGAAGGCCTCTGGTATAGTGACGAAGATTGAGAGCCTGCTCTCCCATCCGGCTATAATAGCGAGGGAGCTTGGAATTCCATGCGTGGCGGGAGTGGACGTTGAGGCGATTCGAGAGGGTGACGAGGTCATTGTGGACGGCGATGCGGGGGTCGTTTACGTCAGAAACCCGAGGAGAAGGTTTAAGAGACTCAATCTCTGGGAGGCGAGCTGGGAGGAAGATGAACTCATTAAAGACCTCAGAGAAGAGTACCTGAAGGCACTTCAGGAACTGGACGCCGAAAAACTCGAAAGGACGATACTCAAGGCCTTTGAGTATGTCAGAAAGCTCTACCCGGTTGATAAAGAGAAGGCCTTTAACGTCTACCACTTCATCAACACGCTGATGGAAGAAGAAACGCCGAAGATTCTTGCCGGGAAGTTCAACATAGTTGAAGTCTTTGCACGTGCCGACAGGAGCGAGAGACCGAGAGACGAAACAGAGAAATGGCTGTTCGAGATATATAACGTCCTCAAACGGTTCATAAACTATACAGACGAACGGGTCAAAGATATACCCTCCATGCTGTTTGGAGTTTAG